The Myotis daubentonii chromosome 9, mMyoDau2.1, whole genome shotgun sequence genome has a segment encoding these proteins:
- the CCDC179 gene encoding coiled-coil domain-containing protein 179, translated as MCLHCIGDESTQVNPEGPRISRPSDVTERQSINKRIQNMKALKKEKMKLNKRFAKPAPVPEPGLIVSMKTSI; from the exons ATGTGCCTGCACTGTATAGGGGATGAAAGCACCCAAGTTAACCCC GAAGGACCAAGAATTTCTCGTCCTTCAGATGTCACTGAAAGGCAG TCCATAAATAAACGTATTCAGAATATGAAAGCCCtaaagaaagagaagatgaaACTTAATAAGCGGTTTGCAAAGCCTGCTCCCGTTCCAGAACCAGGGCTCATAGTAAGTATGAAGACTTCCATCTAA